A portion of the Hoylesella buccalis ATCC 35310 genome contains these proteins:
- a CDS encoding DNA topoisomerase IV subunit B, whose amino-acid sequence MTDKNKQELQSTNHNNTASAPVGAEETVSYTDDNIRHLSDMEHVRTRPGMYIGRLGDGNLPEDGIYVLLKEVIDNSIDEFKMKSGDRIEIDVEDNLRVSVRDYGRGIPQGKLVEAVSMLNTGGKYDSKAFKKSVGLNGVGLKAVNALSAHFEVKSYREGKVRSITFEKGELKTDQTDKTKDETGTYVYFEPDNTLFKNYSFHDDIVETMLRNYTYLNAGLTIMYNGRRIKSRNGLEDLLNDNMTTDGLYPIVHVVGDDIEIAFTHTNQYGEEYHSFVNGQHTTQGGTHQSAFKEHIAKTIKEFYDKNYEYTDIRNGLVAAVAINVEEPVFESQTKIKLGSTLMAPGGETINKYVGDFIKREVDNYLHIHKEDCADVLEAKIKASEHERKAMAGVTKLARERAKKANLHNKKLRDCRIHFSDEKNDRKEESCIFITEGDSASGSITKSRDVNTQAVFSLRGKPLNSYGLTKKVVYENEEFNLLQAALDIEDGLDTLRYNKVIVATDADVDGMHIRLLIITFFLQFFPELIKKGHVYVLQTPLFRVRNRRTKIKNKQVIADADASRDKKERKSDFITRYCYSDEERQEAIKDLGPEPEITRFKGLGEISPDEFVHFIGPDMRLEQVTLHKNDQVQKLLEYYMGKNTMERQNFIIDNLVVEEDLPEDELKLID is encoded by the coding sequence ATGACTGATAAAAACAAGCAAGAATTACAATCGACGAATCATAACAATACCGCTTCTGCTCCGGTTGGGGCAGAAGAAACCGTTTCTTATACAGATGACAACATCCGGCACCTGTCGGATATGGAGCATGTGCGTACCCGTCCGGGCATGTACATCGGCCGATTGGGCGATGGTAACTTACCAGAGGATGGCATCTATGTGCTGTTGAAGGAAGTGATTGACAATTCCATCGACGAGTTTAAGATGAAGTCGGGCGACCGAATTGAGATTGACGTGGAAGACAACCTGCGCGTCAGCGTGCGCGACTACGGTCGTGGTATTCCGCAAGGTAAACTGGTAGAGGCCGTGAGCATGCTGAATACGGGTGGAAAATACGACTCGAAAGCGTTTAAGAAGAGTGTGGGATTGAACGGTGTGGGTCTCAAAGCCGTGAATGCTTTGAGTGCACATTTTGAGGTGAAGTCGTACCGGGAGGGGAAAGTTCGTTCCATCACGTTTGAAAAAGGTGAGCTCAAGACCGATCAGACCGATAAAACGAAGGATGAAACGGGTACCTATGTGTATTTTGAACCCGACAACACGCTGTTCAAGAACTACTCGTTCCACGATGATATCGTGGAAACCATGCTGCGCAACTATACCTATCTGAATGCCGGACTCACCATCATGTACAACGGGCGGCGCATCAAAAGCCGTAACGGATTGGAGGACTTGCTTAACGACAACATGACAACGGACGGATTGTACCCCATTGTCCATGTGGTTGGCGATGACATCGAGATTGCTTTCACGCATACCAATCAGTACGGAGAAGAATACCACTCGTTTGTCAACGGACAACATACCACACAGGGAGGCACGCATCAGAGTGCTTTCAAGGAGCATATCGCCAAGACTATCAAAGAGTTTTACGATAAAAACTACGAGTACACTGACATTCGAAACGGCCTTGTGGCGGCCGTAGCCATCAACGTGGAAGAACCTGTTTTCGAGAGTCAGACCAAGATTAAACTGGGGTCGACGCTTATGGCACCAGGTGGTGAGACCATCAATAAGTACGTGGGCGATTTCATCAAGCGTGAGGTGGATAACTACCTGCACATTCACAAGGAAGATTGCGCGGACGTGCTGGAGGCTAAAATCAAGGCCAGCGAGCACGAACGCAAAGCTATGGCGGGGGTAACTAAGCTCGCCAGAGAGCGTGCCAAGAAGGCCAACCTGCACAATAAGAAGTTGCGTGACTGCCGAATTCATTTCAGTGATGAGAAAAATGACCGCAAAGAGGAGAGCTGTATCTTTATTACCGAGGGCGATTCGGCCAGCGGCAGTATCACCAAGAGCAGGGATGTGAACACGCAAGCGGTGTTCTCGTTGCGGGGAAAACCACTCAATTCGTATGGATTGACCAAGAAAGTGGTGTACGAAAACGAAGAGTTCAACCTCTTGCAGGCGGCTCTCGACATAGAAGATGGCTTGGACACGCTGCGCTACAACAAGGTGATTGTCGCCACAGATGCCGATGTCGATGGCATGCACATCCGTCTGTTGATTATCACTTTCTTTCTACAGTTCTTCCCCGAACTTATCAAGAAAGGGCATGTGTATGTGCTGCAGACACCTCTTTTCCGCGTGCGTAACCGCAGAACGAAGATTAAAAACAAGCAAGTGATAGCGGATGCGGACGCAAGTCGTGACAAAAAAGAGCGAAAGAGCGATTTCATCACCCGCTACTGTTATAGTGATGAAGAGCGACAAGAGGCGATTAAGGATCTTGGACCCGAGCCTGAAATCACCCGATTCAAAGGATTGGGAGAGATATCTCCTGACGAATTCGTCCATTTCATCGGGCCTGACATGCGATTGGAACAGGTGACACTGCACAAAAACGACCAAGTACAAAAACTTTTGGAGTATTACATGGGCAAGAATACCATGGAACGACAAAACTTTATCATTGATAATTTGGTAGTCGAGGAAGACCTTCCGGAAGACGAACTCAAACTAATTGACTGA
- a CDS encoding S41 family peptidase, with protein MRRLVALCWALLIFYSVSAQININFGKESPLRKLQIAEMAINNLYVDTVKEDKLVEDAIRGMLEKLDPHSSYTTAKETKAMTESLQGSFEGIGIQFNMMQDTLMVIQTITNGPSEKVGILAGDRIVSVNDSSIAGVKMAREEIMRRLRGKKGTKVKLGILRKGIGERLYFTVVRDKIPVKTVDASYMLRPQLGYVRIGSFGATTYDEFMACITALKKQGMRDLVLDLQDNGGGYLQAAVKIANEFLQRNDLIVYTKGRRAERMEYKAHGNGSLLSGKVMVLVNEFSASAAEIVTGAIQDQDRGQVVGRRSFGKGLVQRPIEFPDGSMMRLTIAHYYTPSGRCIQKPYIKGDNESYARELDTRFKHGELYSADSIHFADSLKYKTLRLKRTVYGGGGIMPDYFVPLDTTKFTPYHRQLAAKGIIITENLKYVDQHRKQLQKQYPTFAKFVREFDVPQQLVDAVIRSGEKEKVKPKDKEELQMTLPAVKNQLKALVARDLWDMNEYFQIINETNDIVLKAVELMN; from the coding sequence ATGAGACGACTCGTTGCTTTATGTTGGGCACTATTGATATTTTATTCAGTATCCGCTCAAATCAATATCAATTTCGGGAAAGAATCACCACTTCGCAAGTTGCAAATTGCGGAGATGGCTATCAACAATCTTTATGTTGATACGGTGAAAGAAGACAAACTGGTTGAAGATGCCATTCGTGGCATGTTGGAGAAGTTAGACCCGCATTCTTCGTATACAACGGCGAAAGAAACCAAGGCCATGACTGAATCTTTGCAGGGATCTTTTGAAGGTATTGGCATTCAATTCAACATGATGCAAGACACACTCATGGTCATTCAGACCATTACCAATGGTCCGTCGGAGAAGGTGGGCATATTGGCTGGCGACCGAATCGTGAGTGTTAACGACAGCAGCATTGCGGGTGTCAAGATGGCACGCGAAGAGATTATGCGGCGGTTGCGTGGAAAGAAAGGAACAAAAGTGAAGTTGGGCATCCTTCGTAAGGGCATTGGGGAGCGGCTTTACTTTACCGTAGTGCGCGATAAGATACCTGTTAAAACGGTTGATGCCAGTTACATGCTCCGTCCTCAATTAGGCTATGTGCGCATAGGAAGCTTTGGTGCGACCACTTATGATGAGTTTATGGCCTGTATCACCGCACTGAAAAAGCAGGGAATGCGTGATCTTGTCTTGGATTTGCAGGACAATGGAGGCGGGTATTTGCAAGCTGCGGTGAAGATAGCCAATGAGTTTTTGCAGCGCAACGACTTGATAGTTTATACCAAAGGACGACGCGCAGAGCGTATGGAATATAAGGCACACGGTAACGGTAGTTTGCTTTCGGGCAAGGTGATGGTGCTGGTGAATGAGTTTTCAGCATCCGCTGCCGAGATTGTAACAGGTGCCATCCAGGACCAAGACAGAGGACAAGTGGTTGGAAGGCGTTCGTTTGGGAAGGGGTTGGTGCAGCGTCCGATTGAATTTCCTGATGGAAGTATGATGCGACTCACCATCGCTCACTACTATACGCCATCAGGCCGTTGTATCCAGAAACCATATATTAAAGGTGATAACGAAAGCTATGCCCGTGAATTGGACACTCGTTTCAAGCATGGAGAACTGTATAGTGCTGACAGTATTCATTTCGCTGACTCATTGAAGTATAAGACCTTGCGCCTCAAACGCACGGTATATGGTGGCGGAGGCATCATGCCTGATTACTTTGTTCCACTCGACACGACCAAATTCACACCATATCATCGGCAGTTGGCAGCCAAGGGAATCATCATTACAGAGAACCTCAAGTATGTTGATCAACACCGCAAACAGCTGCAAAAACAATATCCAACCTTCGCAAAGTTTGTGCGTGAGTTTGATGTTCCGCAGCAGTTGGTGGATGCAGTGATTCGCTCTGGTGAGAAAGAAAAGGTGAAACCGAAGGATAAGGAGGAATTACAAATGACCTTACCCGCTGTGAAAAACCAACTAAAGGCATTGGTTGCACGCGACTTGTGGGACATGAACGAGTATTTCCAGATTATCAATGAGACCAATGACATTGTCCTCAAGGCCGTTGAATTGATGAA